A window of the Xenopus laevis strain J_2021 chromosome 9_10L, Xenopus_laevis_v10.1, whole genome shotgun sequence genome harbors these coding sequences:
- the znf217.L gene encoding zinc finger protein 217 L homeolog (The RefSeq protein has 1 substitution compared to this genomic sequence) — protein sequence MPVQSLSEFDCPDGVGSAIGSQMESPDSSLTLKRTNTISHKNLHETFLMQAEGDLAFDCMFCDQTYKHHEDLGKHVLVQHRPTLCEPEVLRVEAEYLGPLDKRRKASVPLVKEEVKEEMKEKEEFDCEVCGQTFELSAVLGAHQKKHKDSFTYCCTICGRRFKEPWFLKNHKRTHTTRSGAKNKPPLSDEEILATINDVVQDQKPKSATSPYKLCMICGFFFPDKCTLMEHSKMHSKDSGLSGDITNHSVSPKENTRSSENCDIDAAVTPKHDFMSFINLNPTAHSTKKVLDVGKSIGELDPFITYQSWQLATKGKVALSLGREKEPLLEFKAGADKHGNVKGNADATLPHNHDKPGNCVKVPLFGGKEEKLATKDKPTLCSCCGKIFKTYHALVLHSRVHRNSRSDSESSNISGGEGALLVCAANEVSHDQAVSDPNPDPVASRVTLQEDSDEDMEDTMQTDKPEDGEVRLKAKGLPTSKECRFCGKTFRSNYYLNIHLRTHTGEKPYRCEFCDYAAAQKTSLRYHLERHHKFKPGDSNAHVKSIGKNSPTPQGTGDPMPVDNHVGNEARPKQTISNPTKKDFVKAKDQGKSRQPSENSEGREEIIPNRERTSTPTQVFSKELPVPRSDQQVPSPADWIMEENDSLSLCEKDHLLHNSLSIKEEAQDNSLPMKEDVKPLNLCLKPSNSSTPSTNSALSVSTCPYCSYKSLYPEVLILHQKLTHKSNSEAVPKNIRPKTAAQMAAMRRTGCPLVLRGVDVPPLTYGKKCKTPPSVQPKINPERPKQLSFLPNKAAAGSESPEQGPNKLHVRPTHAPPLVNHSYMQPDRQGISHLLERMQQSEQNVTARDITYPGRNSSSVPSWSGEYPFSRMLNSTQLESGEPYSKRLKHNTPSADSTVYPTKTDVVLNTPYSKLASFLLQEKSLLNSGAPLLPHSASSSHAVESRWRPIIPAPPTAGPTYRALDPSFSREPSSITEAKRAPINRHVSKRVFGPNEKA from the exons ATGCCAGTCCAGTCCCTTTCAGAGTTTGATTGCCCAGATGGAGTGGGCAGTGCCATTGGTTCTCAGATGGAGAGTCCTGATTCTTCCCTGACCTTAAAACGAACAAACACCATTTCGCACAAGAACCTGCATGAAACCTTTTTAATGCAGGCAGAGGGAGACCTGGCATTTGACTGCATGTTTTGCGACCAGACCTACAAGCATCACGAGGATCTAGGAAAACATGTATTGGTCCAACATAGGCCAACCCTCTGTGAACCAGAAGTCCTCCGTGTTGAGGCGGAGTACCTTGGTCCTCTGGATAAGCGCCGAAAAGCTTCTGTGCCTCTGGTGAAAGAAGAGGTAAAAGAAGAGATGAAAGAGAAGGAGGAGTTTGACTGTGAGGTTTGTGGTCAGACTTTTGAGCTTTCTGCTGTCTTGGGTGCCCACCAGAAGAAGCACAAAGATTCCTTCACCTACTGCTGTACTATCTGTGGGAGAAGATTTAAAGAGCCCTGGTTCTTAAAAAATCATAAGAGAACCCATACAACCAGATCAGGGGCCAAAAACAAACCGCCTCTTTCTGATGAAGAGATACTGGCGACAATAAATGATGTTGTTCAAGATCAGAAGCCCAAAAGCGCAACATCTCCCTATAAATTGTGCATGATATGTGGGTTCTTCTTCCCTGATAAATGCACCCTCATGGAACATAGTAAGATGCATTCCAAGGATTCTGGTTTATCGGGGGATATTACAAATCATTCTGTCTCGCCCAAGGAGAACACCAGATCATCAGAGAATTGCGATATAGATGCTGCAGTCACCCCAAAGCATGACTTCATGAGTTTTATAAACCTCAATCCAACAGCTCACTCCACAAAGAAGGTTCTAGATGTCGGCAAATCCATTGGAGAATTAGATCCGTTCATCACATATCAGTCGTGGCAGTTGGCAACTAAAGGCAAAGTTGCCCTGTCTCTCGGCAGAGAGAAGGAACCTTTACTGGAATTTAAAGCCGGTGCTGATAAGCATGGCAATGTGAAGGGCAATGCAGATGCTACTCTACCTCATAACCACGATAAACCAGGGAACTGTGTTAAAGTGCCTTTGTTTGGGGGGAAGGAGGAGAAATTGGCCACCAAGGACAAGCCAACTCTCTGTAGTTGTTGTGGAAAAATCTTTAAAACCTACCATGCCTTAGTTTTGCATTCACGGGTGCATCGAAATAGTAGGAGTGATTCGGAGTCTTCCAATATAAGTGGAGGAGAGGGGGCCTTGTTGGTTTGTGCAGCCAACGAGGTCTCTCATGACCAAGCAGTCAGTGATCCCAATCCTGACCCTGTAGCCAGTCGGGTCACTCTACAAGAAGATTCTGATGAAGATATGGAGGATACTATGCAGACTG ACAAACCTGAAGACGGTGAAGTCAGACTAAAAGCCAAAGGACTCCCTACCTCTAAAGAGTGCAGATTCTGTGGAAAAACTTTTCGTTCCAATTATTACCTCAATATTCATCTAAGGACCCACACAG GGGAAAAGCCCTACAGATGTGAATTTTGCGACTATGCAGCTGCTCAGAAGACCTCTCTACGGTACCATTTGGAAAGGCACCACAAATTTAAGCCTGGAGACTCTAATGCTCATGTGAAAAGCATTGGAAAAAACTCTCCCACTCCTCAGGGCACTGGCGATCCTATGCCAGTAGATAATCACGTCGGCAATGAAGCCAGACCGAAGCAAACTATTTCTAACCCTACCAAAAAGGACTTTGTAAAGGCAAAGGATCAAGGAAAGTCCAGACAACCCTCTGAAAATTCAGAAGGTAGGGAAGAAATTATCCCAAACAGAGAGAGAACCTCTACCCCTACCCAAGTGTTTAGCAAAGAGTTGCCAGTTCCACGTAGTGACCAACAAGTACCAAGTCCAGCTGACTGGATTATGGAGGAGAACGATAGTTTGAGCCTTTGTGAGAAAGACCATTTACTTCACAACTCACTTTCTATAAAAGAGGAAGCACAGGACAATTCACTTCCAATGAAAGAGGATGTAAAGCCATTAAACCTTTGCCTAAAGCCTTCAAATTCTTCGACGCCTTCAACAAACAGTGCCTTGTCCGTAAGCACCTGCCCCTACTGTAGCTACAAATCCTTATACCCTGAAGTATTGATATTGCACCAGAAGCTGACCCACAAAAGCAATTCTGAAGCCGTTCCAAAAAATATTCGGCCTAAAACTGCTGCTCAGATGGCGGCTATGAGAAGGACTGGTTGCCCTTTGGTGCTTCGTGGAGTGGATGTTCCTCCCTTAACatatgggaaaaaatgcaaaactcCACCATCAGTGCAGCCCAAGATTAACCCTGAGAGGCCTAAACAGCTTTCATTTCTGCCAAACAAAGCTGCTGCAGgatcagagagcccagaacaaggTCCAAATAAACTGCACGTAAGACCAACTCATGCTCCACCATTGGTTAACCACAGTTACATGCAGCCGGATCTGCAAGGAATTAGTCATTTGCTTGAGCGTATGCAGCAAAGTGAACAAAATGTAACCGCTCGGGATATTACTTACCCTGGCAGAAACAGTTCTTCTGTACCTTCTTGGTCCGGGGAGTATCCCTTCTCTAGAATGCTAAACAGTACCCAACTAGAAAGTGGAGAGCCCTACTCAAAGAGGCTTAAGCACAATACACCTAGTGCTGACTCTACCGTGTACCCAACAAAGACAGATGTGGTCCTAAACACTCCGTACTCAAAACTTGCTAGCTTCCTTCTCCAGGAAAAATCCTTGTTAAATTCTGGAGCCCCTTTGTTGCCTCATAGTGCGAGTAGTTCACATGCTGTCGAATCACGTTGGAGACCAATCATTCCTGCTCCTCCAACTGCTGGGCCAACCTACAGAGCACTGGATCCTTCCTTTAGTCGCGAGCCTTCCTCCATTACAGAAG CCAAAAGAGCACCTATAAACCGGCATGTATCAAAGCGTGTGTTTGGACCAAATGAAAAAGCCTAG